From Pseudomonas fluorescens, one genomic window encodes:
- a CDS encoding glycine zipper domain-containing protein, giving the protein MRKVLSFVVLSLLVSQYSFASETSNTAIGGGVGGALGSVVGQAVGGSTGAAIGAGVGGAAGGAMTAKSGKKTESAIGGGLGAAGGQVIGNSVGGSTGGLIGAGLGGAAGGAIGNNMADDNDHHDSDYKHKNKYKNKHRHKHDD; this is encoded by the coding sequence ATGCGTAAAGTATTATCTTTCGTTGTACTAAGCCTTCTTGTATCGCAGTACTCCTTCGCCAGCGAAACCAGCAACACGGCTATCGGTGGCGGTGTCGGTGGCGCCCTTGGTAGCGTCGTCGGTCAGGCTGTGGGAGGGAGCACTGGCGCTGCGATTGGAGCCGGCGTAGGTGGCGCGGCTGGGGGCGCAATGACCGCGAAGAGTGGCAAGAAGACCGAGTCAGCTATTGGCGGGGGGCTCGGTGCAGCGGGTGGACAGGTAATCGGCAACAGTGTCGGTGGTTCCACCGGTGGCTTGATCGGCGCTGGACTGGGCGGCGCAGCAGGTGGTGCTATCGGCAACAATATGGCCGATGACAACGACCACCACGATTCCGATTACAAGCATAAAAATAAGTACAAGAATAAACATAGACACAAGCATGACGATTGA
- a CDS encoding LysE family translocator — MLQAAPMAIDVIRLAGVDYLVWLGGGMIINSRQPVTAEPLRELGVLRDSVVVEVLNPKTALFFLTFLPQFVDATSAASVWLQFLLISNFVNLVFSLADVMAVPGASLLRGPFSATGFQRLVPCVSSAILIGLGCIFVLQSGIPTK, encoded by the coding sequence CTGCTTCAGGCAGCACCAATGGCGATCGACGTGATTCGCCTGGCCGGTGTCGATTATCTGGTCTGGTTGGGGGGCGGGATGATCATCAATAGTCGCCAACCCGTGACGGCAGAGCCGCTACGAGAGCTGGGGGTTTTGCGCGACAGCGTGGTAGTGGAAGTGCTCAACCCGAAAACGGCATTGTTTTTTCTGACCTTTCTACCGCAATTCGTCGATGCCACCAGCGCCGCGTCGGTATGGCTGCAATTTCTGTTGATTAGCAACTTCGTCAACCTGGTCTTTTCCCTGGCTGACGTGATGGCAGTGCCAGGCGCTTCGCTACTTCGCGGCCCATTCTCGGCGACAGGCTTCCAACGTTTGGTACCTTGCGTGAGCAGCGCCATCCTGATTGGGCTAGGCTGCATATTCGTGCTGCAAAGCGGCATACCCACGAAGTAG
- a CDS encoding OprD family porin, producing the protein MSRAIYIAVLASVFFSIDTTMADGFIADSKIHLEARNFYYNGDYRQGAGVSKKEEWAQGFLLNYESGYTPGVIGFGADALIFAGYKLDSSPDRTGSGLLPKRASGEAADEYSKAGYVAKLKISETSLRYGMSLPKVPVLQYNNSRLLPQTFQGWQISSTDIDRLTINLAQFNKTITPDSTDLQDISLAVKDGRYRATGIGDYYRYGGGAYKLTPELSATYFYGELDDVYRQQFAGLVHSTRIGKGTLTTDLRAFASSDVGAAKAGDVDNRAYAAALSYAVGNGHSVMAAYQVMEGATGFPYVNNPYLPNYVQYHDFGSAGERSWQLRYGYDFAAMGIPGLSFFTAYTHGDGLKKVGTEKEWERDIDVSYAFQGSLKGFSVRLRNATYRSDDARDIDETRLIATYLFTSF; encoded by the coding sequence ATGAGCCGCGCCATATATATAGCTGTGCTTGCATCCGTATTTTTCTCCATCGACACCACCATGGCCGACGGCTTTATCGCTGACAGCAAGATTCACTTAGAAGCACGAAACTTCTACTACAACGGTGATTATCGCCAAGGAGCTGGCGTATCGAAAAAAGAAGAATGGGCTCAGGGATTTTTGCTCAACTATGAATCAGGATACACACCAGGAGTCATTGGCTTCGGTGCTGACGCATTGATCTTTGCAGGCTACAAGCTGGATTCGAGTCCAGATCGCACTGGTAGCGGCCTCCTCCCAAAACGAGCTTCCGGTGAGGCTGCAGACGAATATTCAAAAGCTGGATACGTTGCAAAACTCAAGATATCCGAGACGTCGTTGCGCTATGGGATGTCATTACCAAAGGTACCGGTGCTGCAATACAACAACAGCCGGCTGCTTCCCCAGACATTCCAAGGTTGGCAGATTAGCTCTACCGACATCGACCGCCTGACCATAAATCTGGCTCAATTCAATAAGACGATTACACCTGATTCCACCGATCTGCAGGACATCAGCCTCGCGGTGAAAGACGGCCGATATCGTGCAACAGGTATCGGAGACTACTACCGGTATGGCGGTGGTGCATACAAGCTGACTCCCGAGTTGAGTGCAACGTACTTTTATGGCGAGCTTGATGATGTATACCGTCAGCAGTTCGCTGGCTTGGTACACAGCACACGTATCGGAAAAGGCACGCTCACTACTGATCTACGTGCTTTCGCAAGCAGTGATGTTGGTGCAGCTAAAGCCGGAGACGTCGATAACCGTGCATACGCCGCAGCGCTCAGCTACGCAGTGGGCAATGGGCATAGCGTCATGGCGGCCTATCAGGTCATGGAGGGCGCTACCGGCTTCCCTTACGTCAACAACCCCTATCTGCCGAACTACGTGCAATACCATGATTTCGGAAGTGCAGGCGAACGCAGTTGGCAGCTTCGGTACGGGTACGACTTTGCGGCCATGGGTATTCCTGGACTGAGCTTTTTTACAGCCTACACCCATGGAGATGGACTGAAGAAAGTCGGCACCGAAAAGGAATGGGAACGGGATATAGATGTGAGCTACGCTTTCCAGGGGTCGCTTAAAGGCTTTTCTGTGCGTCTAAGGAATGCAACCTATCGTAGTGATGATGCCCGCGATATTGACGAGACACGCTTAATCGCAACGTACCTGTTCACATCGTTTTAA
- a CDS encoding dicarboxylate/amino acid:cation symporter has translation MNPSPASAQVEVTVPIKVKTKPPFYRAMYFQVLLGIIAGIAVGHFWPTFAADLKPLGDAFIKLIKMIIGPVVFCTVVTGIAGMRDLKKVGRVGGKALLYFEVISTVSLLIGLIGGHLFNPGGGFNVDVNTLDASAVTGFAEKAQHMHMVEFLMGIIPSTFVQAFAEGNVLCILLVSVLFGCSLSAMGEKGRPVYDMIEGLSGVFFRIVHIIAKLSAVGAFGAIAFTVGTYGVGSLLPLMKLVGSFYVLCALFVIVVLGGVARVCGFSILRFISYIKEELLVVLGTSSSEVVLPQIMEKMERLGCSKPVVGLVIPTGYSFNLDGTNIYLTMAVLFIAQALNIDLTLSQQLTLVIVAMLTSKGASGVSGAAFVMLTSTLMVVPLVPVAGMVLILGIHRFMGTGLAMTNLVGNGVAALVVSAWEKELDRDKLAKELGTKP, from the coding sequence ATGAATCCTAGCCCAGCATCTGCTCAGGTCGAAGTAACAGTTCCGATCAAGGTGAAGACCAAGCCGCCCTTCTATCGCGCAATGTACTTCCAAGTACTTCTGGGGATTATCGCAGGCATCGCCGTCGGCCACTTTTGGCCCACCTTTGCCGCTGACCTTAAGCCGCTGGGTGATGCTTTCATCAAGCTAATCAAGATGATCATCGGCCCAGTAGTTTTCTGCACTGTCGTCACTGGCATCGCTGGCATGCGCGACTTGAAAAAGGTTGGTCGAGTAGGTGGCAAAGCACTGCTCTACTTCGAAGTGATTTCGACCGTTTCGCTGCTGATTGGCCTTATCGGTGGTCACCTTTTCAATCCAGGTGGTGGCTTCAATGTGGACGTTAATACCCTGGATGCATCGGCGGTCACCGGATTCGCTGAAAAAGCACAACACATGCATATGGTCGAATTCCTGATGGGGATTATCCCCTCGACATTTGTGCAGGCATTTGCCGAGGGCAACGTCCTTTGCATATTGCTGGTCTCAGTGCTTTTCGGATGCTCTTTGTCAGCTATGGGTGAAAAGGGCCGGCCGGTCTACGACATGATCGAAGGTCTCTCCGGCGTGTTCTTTCGCATCGTACACATCATTGCCAAGCTCTCCGCTGTCGGCGCATTCGGCGCCATCGCTTTCACGGTAGGTACTTACGGTGTTGGCTCACTGCTGCCACTGATGAAACTGGTAGGCAGCTTTTACGTGCTGTGCGCCTTGTTTGTGATCGTCGTTTTGGGCGGTGTGGCGAGAGTCTGCGGGTTTAGTATTCTTCGCTTCATCTCCTACATCAAAGAGGAACTGTTGGTCGTTCTTGGAACCAGCTCCTCTGAAGTGGTACTGCCACAAATTATGGAAAAGATGGAGCGTCTGGGCTGCTCAAAACCCGTTGTTGGACTGGTCATTCCTACGGGTTACTCATTCAACCTCGACGGCACTAACATCTACCTCACGATGGCGGTTCTTTTTATCGCACAAGCGCTGAATATCGATCTTACACTTTCGCAGCAACTGACATTGGTCATCGTGGCCATGCTCACCTCAAAGGGTGCTAGCGGTGTCTCAGGTGCAGCCTTTGTCATGCTAACCAGCACCTTGATGGTGGTGCCACTTGTCCCTGTAGCGGGGATGGTGCTGATTCTGGGAATCCACCGTTTCATGGGTACTGGCCTTGCTATGACTAACCTGGTTGGTAACGGTGTCGCGGCACTGGTTGTTTCAGCGTGGGAGAAGGAACTAGATCGCGACAAACTCGCCAAGGAACTTGGCACTAAGCCGTAA
- a CDS encoding amidohydrolase family protein → MKTCLAPDSHPTKPMQSLPVGAWDAHCHVFGPGAEFPYAEDRSYTPPDAPFETLRALHDHLGFTRGVIVQASCHGSDNRAMLDAIDRSEGRYRGIAIVDGSETDEQLAEMDAGGVRGVRFNFVAHLGGAPDLDVFDSTVDRLADLGWHVVLHLDAQDILTYSERLARIPVPFIIDHMGRVKAQDGIEQQPFIALQQLMENPLAWVKVCGAERVSVGRRPFEDAVPFAERLIEIAPDRVLWGTDWPHPNISKDMPNDGELVDLMFKFCTDPQLRQKLLVENPMKLYGR, encoded by the coding sequence ATGAAAACCTGCCTCGCACCTGACTCCCATCCTACAAAACCCATGCAGTCACTTCCTGTGGGTGCTTGGGATGCCCACTGCCATGTATTTGGCCCCGGGGCTGAGTTTCCCTATGCCGAAGATCGCAGCTATACACCGCCCGACGCACCTTTTGAAACTTTGCGGGCGTTGCACGACCACCTGGGGTTCACTCGTGGTGTGATTGTCCAAGCCAGCTGTCATGGCAGCGACAATCGCGCGATGTTGGACGCTATCGATCGTAGCGAAGGGCGGTATCGAGGGATAGCCATCGTGGACGGCAGTGAAACCGATGAGCAGCTTGCCGAGATGGACGCTGGAGGTGTTCGTGGGGTGCGATTCAACTTCGTTGCACATCTAGGTGGCGCGCCAGACCTGGATGTCTTTGACAGCACTGTTGATCGCCTGGCTGATCTGGGATGGCATGTAGTCCTACACCTTGATGCGCAAGACATCCTGACCTACTCGGAAAGACTCGCGCGTATCCCCGTACCTTTCATCATCGATCACATGGGGCGGGTCAAAGCTCAGGATGGCATTGAGCAGCAGCCCTTCATTGCCTTGCAGCAACTGATGGAGAATCCATTGGCGTGGGTGAAGGTATGTGGCGCGGAAAGGGTATCAGTGGGCCGTCGCCCCTTCGAAGACGCGGTTCCCTTTGCAGAGAGACTGATTGAAATCGCTCCAGACCGCGTGCTGTGGGGCACTGACTGGCCGCATCCGAACATTAGCAAAGATATGCCCAACGACGGGGAGTTAGTAGATCTGATGTTCAAGTTCTGTACTGACCCTCAGTTGCGTCAAAAGCTATTGGTCGAGAACCCCATGAAGCTTTACGGACGATAA
- a CDS encoding LysR substrate-binding domain-containing protein — MDLKQLECFVRVAEFGSFTKAAAVLNISQSVVSRQVRQLEVELQEHLLLRNGRGVLLTASGQRLFDHGKGILRQVQVAREDLREQRDTLSGKVVVGLPPSISRRHTVALVSAFRERFPDCILGIKEGLTHSMREWLLLGRLDFALLFNPGHSAQLQYEHIHSEPLMLIGGQHSNLPAQVAMKDLGQYPLITPSEPHSIRRLIESEASRHEVHLNVCLEIDSIPSLLELINLNMGYGVLFRSALTNSDGKLEGLKAAQIVDPSIQTHLFIGTFEQRPLSRLAVETMALVREICIA, encoded by the coding sequence ATGGATCTAAAACAGCTCGAATGTTTCGTAAGGGTGGCCGAGTTCGGAAGTTTCACCAAGGCGGCGGCTGTACTGAACATTTCCCAGTCGGTTGTCAGCCGTCAGGTTAGGCAACTTGAGGTCGAACTGCAGGAGCATCTACTGCTGCGAAATGGTCGAGGGGTATTGCTTACCGCTTCCGGACAACGCTTGTTCGATCATGGCAAAGGAATCTTGCGTCAAGTGCAAGTGGCTCGTGAGGATCTCCGCGAACAACGCGATACCTTGTCGGGCAAAGTGGTCGTCGGGCTTCCTCCCAGCATTTCCCGACGACACACCGTGGCGCTGGTCTCGGCCTTTCGCGAACGCTTTCCCGACTGCATATTAGGTATCAAAGAGGGTCTGACTCACTCGATGCGCGAGTGGCTGCTACTCGGTCGCCTGGATTTCGCCCTACTCTTCAATCCTGGCCACAGCGCTCAATTGCAGTATGAGCACATCCATTCAGAGCCACTGATGCTCATCGGTGGCCAGCACTCGAACCTTCCCGCCCAGGTAGCGATGAAAGACTTGGGGCAATACCCTTTGATCACTCCCAGCGAACCTCACTCCATACGTCGTCTCATCGAAAGTGAAGCTTCACGTCACGAAGTGCACCTCAACGTATGTCTGGAAATCGATAGCATTCCGTCACTGCTGGAACTCATCAACCTCAACATGGGCTACGGTGTGCTTTTTCGCTCAGCTCTCACTAATAGCGACGGGAAACTGGAGGGGCTCAAAGCTGCGCAGATCGTTGATCCATCTATCCAGACACATCTATTCATCGGCACGTTTGAGCAACGCCCATTGTCTCGCTTGGCAGTAGAGACAATGGCTCTGGTTCGTGAAATCTGCATAGCCTAA
- a CDS encoding NAD(P)-dependent oxidoreductase yields MTTTLSLIGFGEAGAIFGQDLAALDVKIYAYDRLLEDPAQRTALRVRSQRCGVQLCESAAQAIALGEWVISAVTADNALEVALNAAPLMRRGQLFIDINSVAPSTKHAAATAMQQYGIDYIDAAVMAPVPPQRLKTPILLGGERADQVAERLGELGMNVRVVANVIGVASAIKMCRSIMIKGLEALTTECLSTARQYHAEDEVLASLHESFPQMGWDDALPHYLISRVAEHGRRRSEEMKEVAKTSRDVDVVPNMSLAIVDAQKGLVDAMRDADIGYPSLEPFNWPNLIDTLYGSPVARESAI; encoded by the coding sequence ATGACCACAACCTTGTCTCTAATCGGTTTCGGCGAAGCAGGCGCTATTTTCGGCCAAGACCTCGCCGCGCTGGATGTAAAAATCTACGCCTATGATCGACTCCTTGAAGACCCTGCTCAACGAACTGCACTGCGAGTTCGCTCTCAACGGTGTGGCGTTCAACTTTGTGAAAGTGCGGCTCAGGCGATAGCGCTTGGCGAGTGGGTAATATCAGCAGTCACGGCGGATAACGCACTCGAAGTCGCACTGAACGCGGCGCCACTGATGAGGCGTGGACAACTGTTCATCGACATCAACTCGGTCGCCCCCTCTACGAAGCACGCAGCGGCTACGGCCATGCAGCAATACGGCATCGATTACATCGATGCGGCTGTCATGGCACCAGTCCCCCCCCAGCGCTTGAAAACCCCCATTCTTTTGGGCGGCGAACGTGCTGACCAGGTTGCCGAACGATTGGGCGAGCTAGGAATGAACGTTCGGGTAGTGGCCAACGTGATCGGCGTAGCATCAGCAATCAAGATGTGTCGAAGCATCATGATTAAAGGCCTGGAAGCGCTCACAACCGAATGCCTGAGTACTGCTCGCCAGTACCATGCCGAGGATGAGGTGCTGGCTTCGTTGCACGAAAGTTTCCCGCAAATGGGTTGGGACGACGCCCTGCCTCACTACTTGATAAGTCGTGTGGCCGAACATGGTCGGCGTCGATCTGAGGAAATGAAGGAGGTGGCGAAAACTTCTCGCGACGTAGACGTTGTTCCGAACATGAGTCTTGCCATCGTCGATGCTCAAAAAGGGCTCGTCGACGCCATGCGTGACGCCGATATCGGTTACCCAAGTCTTGAGCCATTCAACTGGCCAAACCTAATCGACACGTTGTATGGCAGTCCAGTAGCCCGTGAAAGCGCTATATAG
- a CDS encoding 4-oxalomesaconate tautomerase has product MPQTRIPCLLMRGGTSKGAYFMADDLPPEGKLRDRVLLAVMGSPDARQIDGIGGANSLTSKVAIISRSNRSDADVDYLFAQVSVDQAQVDYGQNCGNILAGVGPFSIERGLINTDKSQTSVRIFMVNTGQIAVANVPTPGGIIEYAGETRIDGVPGTSAPLIVEFENIVGSSCGTLLPTGHAIDRIDGIEVTCIDNGMPVVLIRAADVGCTGYELPEQLDANIELKALLESIRLQAGPLMNLGDVRERTVPKMSLIAAPRSGGAICSRTFIPHRCHTSIGVFGAVSVASACQVGGTVASNLAQVETADRVQLSVEHPTGEFTVELRLIAGQLAGCGLVRTARLLFDGNVLIPGDIWQNSVKS; this is encoded by the coding sequence ATGCCCCAGACTCGTATTCCGTGTCTCTTGATGCGTGGAGGTACCTCCAAGGGTGCTTACTTCATGGCCGACGACCTGCCGCCCGAAGGCAAGCTGCGTGACCGAGTACTTTTGGCCGTCATGGGATCACCCGATGCACGCCAGATCGATGGCATTGGTGGAGCAAACTCACTGACCAGTAAAGTCGCAATCATCAGTCGCTCAAACCGTTCGGATGCCGATGTCGATTACCTGTTTGCCCAGGTCTCAGTCGATCAAGCTCAAGTTGATTACGGCCAGAATTGTGGAAACATCCTCGCTGGCGTCGGCCCATTTTCGATTGAGCGTGGGCTGATAAACACCGACAAATCGCAGACAAGCGTGCGGATTTTCATGGTCAATACCGGCCAGATCGCTGTAGCTAATGTACCCACGCCAGGCGGCATCATTGAGTACGCTGGTGAGACTCGAATCGACGGTGTTCCAGGCACCAGTGCCCCACTGATTGTCGAGTTTGAAAACATTGTCGGCTCCAGTTGCGGAACACTGCTACCGACTGGTCACGCCATTGATCGCATCGACGGTATCGAAGTCACGTGTATCGACAACGGGATGCCTGTTGTACTGATCAGGGCCGCTGATGTGGGTTGCACGGGTTATGAGCTCCCCGAGCAATTGGACGCCAACATCGAGCTCAAAGCGTTGTTGGAATCAATCCGACTGCAAGCGGGCCCTTTGATGAATCTGGGGGATGTCCGCGAGCGCACAGTACCGAAAATGTCATTGATAGCTGCCCCTCGCAGTGGTGGCGCAATTTGCAGCCGTACCTTCATTCCTCATCGCTGTCACACATCGATCGGGGTGTTCGGCGCTGTCAGTGTCGCCTCTGCTTGCCAGGTTGGGGGGACAGTTGCAAGCAACCTAGCCCAAGTGGAAACAGCTGATCGAGTGCAATTGTCTGTTGAGCATCCAACGGGAGAGTTTACGGTCGAACTTCGTTTGATTGCCGGTCAGTTAGCCGGGTGCGGATTGGTGCGCACGGCCCGACTTCTGTTCGACGGAAACGTTCTCATCCCTGGCGATATCTGGCAAAACTCGGTGAAATCATAA
- a CDS encoding 4-carboxy-4-hydroxy-2-oxoadipate aldolase/oxaloacetate decarboxylase, with protein MSTLIGKTGIVVRNIPRADSALIDELDRFGVATVHEAQGRKGLLDCAIRPIQQNQSISGTAVTVLVAPGDNWMFHVAVEQCQPDDILVVATSSPCTDGYFGDLLATSLMARGVRALIIDAGVRDTRTLRDMGFKVWSRAVHGQGTVKETLGSVNVPIICAGQLVEPGDVIVADDDGVVVVRRDELPEVFETSRKRARLEEEKRVRLAAGELGLDIYEMRQKLADRGLRYHDSLTDLQG; from the coding sequence ATGAGCACATTGATCGGAAAAACCGGCATTGTCGTACGCAATATTCCCCGTGCTGACTCGGCGTTGATCGACGAACTGGATCGCTTTGGGGTTGCCACCGTGCATGAAGCCCAGGGGCGTAAAGGCCTGCTAGATTGCGCCATTCGCCCGATCCAGCAAAACCAGAGCATTAGCGGAACAGCGGTAACCGTGTTGGTCGCGCCTGGTGACAACTGGATGTTTCACGTAGCAGTCGAACAATGCCAACCCGACGATATTCTTGTGGTCGCGACATCGTCGCCCTGCACCGATGGCTACTTCGGCGACTTGCTCGCTACCTCGTTAATGGCCAGGGGAGTACGCGCCCTGATCATTGACGCCGGTGTGCGCGATACCCGAACACTACGCGACATGGGCTTCAAGGTATGGTCGCGGGCAGTTCATGGCCAGGGTACCGTCAAGGAAACCCTGGGCTCAGTCAATGTGCCAATCATCTGCGCTGGCCAATTGGTCGAGCCCGGAGACGTTATCGTGGCAGACGATGATGGCGTAGTCGTTGTCCGCCGAGACGAGTTACCCGAAGTGTTTGAAACCAGCCGAAAACGCGCTCGGCTCGAAGAAGAGAAACGCGTACGCCTGGCAGCGGGTGAATTGGGGCTGGATATCTACGAGATGCGTCAGAAGCTCGCTGACCGAGGCCTGAGATACCACGACAGTCTCACTGACCTGCAAGGATAA
- the galB gene encoding 4-oxalmesaconate hydratase: MIDKIKTALVVSAHSADFVWRAGGAIALHAQQGHAVHIVCLSYGERGESAKLWRKGDMSEDKVKKARRSEAEAAAEILGASVEFFDIGDYPMRADKETLFRLADVFRRVQPEFVLSHSIKDPYNYDHPLAMNLTQEARIIAQAEGYKPGEKIVGAPPVYSFEPHQPEQCEWRPDVLLDITEVWDKKYAAIQCMAGQEHLWEYYTRVALQRGVQAKRNVGITSTRNIVYAEGYQSIFPRVTENLA; encoded by the coding sequence ATGATCGATAAAATAAAAACCGCACTGGTTGTCAGCGCCCACTCAGCCGACTTCGTCTGGCGCGCTGGTGGCGCCATCGCGCTGCATGCCCAACAAGGTCACGCCGTTCATATCGTGTGCCTTTCCTATGGAGAGAGAGGTGAGTCGGCCAAGCTCTGGCGCAAAGGCGATATGTCTGAAGACAAGGTCAAAAAAGCGCGTCGCAGCGAGGCTGAAGCCGCAGCGGAGATCCTTGGCGCGAGCGTGGAGTTTTTCGATATCGGCGACTACCCGATGCGGGCCGACAAAGAAACGCTGTTTCGCTTAGCCGATGTATTTCGTCGCGTTCAACCGGAGTTTGTCCTCAGTCACTCGATCAAAGACCCTTACAACTATGATCACCCACTAGCGATGAACCTGACTCAGGAAGCCCGCATCATCGCCCAGGCTGAAGGCTACAAACCTGGCGAGAAAATTGTGGGCGCCCCGCCTGTCTACAGTTTCGAACCCCATCAGCCTGAGCAATGTGAATGGCGCCCGGATGTTCTGCTGGATATCACTGAGGTCTGGGACAAAAAATATGCCGCCATCCAGTGCATGGCAGGCCAGGAACATCTCTGGGAGTACTACACCCGTGTTGCGCTGCAACGTGGAGTGCAGGCCAAACGCAATGTGGGCATCACCTCCACCCGCAACATCGTTTACGCAGAGGGCTACCAAAGCATCTTCCCACGGGTAACGGAGAACTTGGCATGA
- a CDS encoding LysR family transcriptional regulator, producing the protein MQIRAFLRVVEYGSVSKASAVLFRAQPVVTRSIHSLEKRLGISLFERHVDGMRLTKYGECTVPRARRAMDELLAIPHLLGQVLGHVAEPLYLFQIRRLEIFAKLCETHHMQTTASTFGVSQPAISAAIKVLEQGSGAGLFERTSQGLLPTRACLVMLVQVRRALNELRHIDADIAALGGSLQGVVHVGALPLGRTGILPEAIVRVTLEHPHVQIVTNESPFDLLASELRAGDVDFVLGALRPSAYASDLHSEALLQEEMVILVRRDHPWLKRVPVYEDLSAARWILPRAGSPARKLLDAFFAYIGITVPSCVIETGDLAILRGVLLRSDMLAAVSAHQLEYEIVSGDLVQLPLSLSHTTRPIGFITRMGALQSPAAQALMDKIREVVIRQTA; encoded by the coding sequence ATGCAGATTCGGGCGTTCCTTCGTGTCGTCGAATACGGCAGTGTTTCTAAGGCATCCGCTGTGCTGTTTCGTGCTCAGCCTGTTGTAACGCGCTCCATCCATTCTTTAGAGAAAAGGCTCGGTATTTCGCTGTTTGAGCGACACGTCGATGGTATGCGTCTGACTAAGTATGGTGAGTGCACAGTTCCTCGGGCTAGAAGGGCAATGGATGAATTGCTCGCTATACCGCACTTGCTTGGACAGGTATTAGGTCACGTTGCGGAGCCGCTTTATCTGTTCCAAATTCGACGCTTGGAGATCTTTGCGAAACTCTGTGAAACGCACCATATGCAAACCACTGCGAGCACTTTCGGGGTTTCACAACCAGCGATCAGTGCTGCCATTAAAGTCCTAGAACAAGGCAGTGGGGCTGGCCTGTTTGAACGTACTTCACAGGGTTTGCTTCCCACCCGTGCCTGTCTTGTAATGTTGGTGCAGGTGCGCCGAGCCCTTAATGAACTGCGTCACATCGATGCAGACATCGCTGCTTTGGGTGGATCCCTTCAAGGCGTCGTGCACGTAGGGGCCTTGCCTCTTGGGCGCACGGGGATATTGCCCGAAGCCATAGTGCGCGTGACCTTGGAACACCCTCATGTACAAATCGTAACCAACGAAAGCCCGTTCGACTTGTTGGCAAGTGAACTGCGCGCAGGCGATGTGGATTTTGTGCTTGGGGCTCTACGTCCATCGGCCTACGCCAGCGACCTGCATAGTGAGGCCTTGCTGCAGGAAGAAATGGTCATCCTGGTACGCCGCGACCATCCTTGGTTAAAACGGGTTCCAGTCTATGAGGACTTAAGTGCGGCGCGTTGGATACTGCCTCGTGCGGGTTCCCCCGCAAGAAAACTGCTGGATGCGTTTTTCGCCTACATCGGCATCACTGTACCTAGCTGCGTGATTGAAACGGGCGACCTAGCGATTCTGCGCGGCGTGTTGTTACGCTCAGACATGCTCGCCGCTGTTTCAGCACACCAGTTGGAATACGAAATTGTTAGCGGTGATCTTGTTCAGCTTCCACTTTCCCTGAGCCATACCACGCGACCAATTGGTTTTATCACAAGAATGGGAGCGCTTCAGTCGCCAGCGGCGCAGGCGTTGATGGACAAGATTCGTGAGGTGGTGATCAGGCAAACTGCTTGA
- a CDS encoding GntR family transcriptional regulator: protein MSSLPSDTRLPLYQRLRDQLAEQIAKNRWRPGEAIPTEAALSAEYELSTGTVRKAIDALVSEGILERQQGRGTFIRRPQFQSSLFRFFRFQTAAGERQMPESRILSIEPVAAPSAVAQALGLPVDAPVIRIVRLRLLEVQPVLAEEIWLPRSRFQPLLETDLSLKGPLLYPIYEDLCGQVVAYAEETLTAESVNDVHARLLQVPVNSPVVVIERLARDYAGTPLEWRRSRGHAEHFRYSVDIR from the coding sequence ATGAGTTCTCTCCCTAGTGATACTCGCCTGCCGCTCTACCAACGCCTGCGTGACCAATTGGCTGAGCAGATCGCCAAAAATCGCTGGCGTCCTGGTGAGGCGATTCCTACCGAGGCTGCGCTATCAGCGGAGTACGAACTGTCTACCGGCACGGTGCGCAAAGCGATTGATGCGTTAGTCAGTGAAGGCATTCTGGAGCGTCAGCAGGGGCGAGGGACTTTCATTCGCCGACCACAATTTCAATCCTCTCTGTTTCGCTTCTTTCGATTCCAGACGGCTGCCGGAGAACGCCAAATGCCGGAGAGCCGCATCTTGTCCATCGAGCCAGTGGCCGCGCCCTCGGCCGTAGCGCAAGCGCTGGGGTTGCCCGTCGATGCTCCGGTCATTCGCATTGTTCGTTTGCGCCTGCTGGAGGTTCAGCCGGTGCTTGCCGAAGAAATCTGGTTGCCGCGTAGTCGCTTCCAACCCTTGCTTGAGACCGACCTCAGTCTGAAAGGGCCATTGCTGTATCCGATCTACGAAGACCTCTGCGGCCAGGTCGTTGCCTATGCAGAAGAGACACTCACGGCCGAGTCGGTGAACGACGTGCACGCGCGCCTGTTGCAAGTGCCGGTTAACAGCCCGGTGGTGGTGATCGAGCGACTGGCTCGTGATTACGCCGGTACGCCACTGGAATGGCGTCGCTCTCGCGGACACGCGGAGCACTTCCGCTACAGCGTGGATATCCGCTAG